The proteins below come from a single Acidovorax sp. NCPPB 4044 genomic window:
- a CDS encoding glycine zipper 2TM domain-containing protein → MTLVVRSNSDSGPAAGGASVKWLWAAIGALGVSVLALGATLAVQHRGSSPEAAATAAAPDAATQPLAGTPGSAFAPQGTQAPVANAAPRAAAPVQNIAQRAPSQGAPSSSSSYYPGSQGQPVAMQRAAAPVCATCGRVESVQAVQQAAPATGIGAVAGGVLGGVLGNQVGKGSGRTAATVLGAVGGGYLGHTVEQRTRTTTAYQIRVRMDDGAVRTFTRSQPVAEGTAVRVEGRSFRVDNGNYGGGYGGGYAQAPQSVRVVDNGY, encoded by the coding sequence ATGACTCTCGTTGTCCGCTCCAACTCCGATTCGGGCCCTGCCGCTGGCGGCGCCTCGGTGAAATGGCTCTGGGCTGCGATCGGCGCGCTGGGTGTCAGCGTGCTCGCCCTCGGGGCCACGCTGGCGGTCCAGCACCGGGGCTCGTCGCCCGAAGCGGCCGCCACGGCAGCGGCGCCCGATGCCGCCACCCAGCCACTGGCCGGCACGCCCGGCTCGGCTTTCGCGCCGCAAGGCACGCAGGCCCCGGTGGCCAACGCCGCTCCGCGCGCTGCGGCGCCGGTGCAGAACATCGCCCAGCGCGCCCCATCGCAGGGGGCTCCTTCTTCCTCTTCGTCGTACTACCCGGGCTCGCAGGGCCAGCCGGTTGCCATGCAGCGCGCCGCGGCGCCCGTGTGCGCCACCTGCGGCCGCGTGGAATCCGTGCAGGCGGTCCAGCAGGCCGCGCCGGCCACGGGCATCGGCGCGGTGGCCGGTGGCGTGCTCGGCGGCGTGCTGGGCAACCAGGTGGGCAAGGGTTCGGGCCGCACGGCGGCCACGGTGCTGGGCGCCGTGGGCGGCGGCTATCTGGGCCACACCGTGGAGCAACGCACCCGCACGACCACGGCCTACCAGATCCGCGTGCGCATGGACGACGGCGCGGTGCGCACCTTCACGCGTTCGCAGCCGGTGGCCGAAGGCACGGCGGTGCGGGTGGAAGGCCGCAGCTTCCGCGTGGACAACGGCAACTACGGCGGCGGCTATGGCGGTGGCTATGCCCAGGCGCCGCAGTCGGTGCGCGTGGTCGACAACGGCTATTGA
- a CDS encoding DUF72 domain-containing protein, with translation MGTPAAAAAQIRIGVSGWRYAPWRGVFYPDGLVQAQELAFASRQFPVIELNGSFYSLQRPSSYAAWADGTPEGFVFTVKAPRFITHILRLREPRAAIANFLASGLFALGPKLGPILWQLPPSLPFDARLLGDFLALLPHDTTQGAALAHEREPRMRGREWLAPPPRPWRIRHALEVRHESFACPECIGLLRRHGVALVVADTAGRWPELGDVTADFVYLRLHGAQQLYASGYSAAQIGTWAERIGAWHRGRAARGMALAGLAAQAPAAPPGGRDVFCFFDNTEKLHAPGNAHHLARALRLDPATLRPAVR, from the coding sequence ATGGGCACCCCAGCGGCCGCGGCCGCACAGATCCGCATCGGCGTTTCGGGCTGGCGCTACGCACCGTGGCGGGGTGTTTTCTACCCGGACGGCCTGGTCCAGGCCCAGGAACTGGCCTTCGCGTCGCGGCAATTCCCGGTGATCGAACTCAACGGGTCGTTCTATTCGCTGCAGCGGCCCTCCAGCTATGCCGCCTGGGCGGACGGCACGCCCGAAGGCTTCGTCTTCACGGTGAAGGCGCCGCGCTTCATCACCCACATCCTGCGGCTGCGCGAGCCCCGCGCGGCCATCGCCAACTTCCTGGCCTCGGGGCTGTTCGCGCTGGGGCCGAAGCTCGGGCCCATCCTGTGGCAACTGCCGCCGAGCCTGCCTTTCGATGCAAGGCTGCTGGGCGACTTCCTGGCGCTGCTGCCCCACGACACCACGCAGGGCGCGGCGCTGGCGCACGAGCGCGAGCCGCGCATGCGCGGCCGCGAATGGCTCGCACCGCCGCCGCGGCCCTGGCGCATCCGCCATGCGCTCGAAGTCCGGCACGAGAGCTTCGCCTGCCCCGAATGCATCGGCTTGCTGCGCCGCCACGGCGTGGCGCTGGTGGTGGCCGACACCGCGGGCCGCTGGCCCGAACTGGGCGACGTGACGGCCGATTTCGTCTACCTGCGGTTGCACGGCGCGCAGCAGCTGTACGCGAGCGGCTACAGCGCCGCGCAGATCGGCACCTGGGCCGAGCGCATCGGCGCGTGGCACCGCGGCCGTGCAGCGCGCGGCATGGCGCTGGCCGGGCTCGCCGCACAGGCGCCCGCAGCGCCCCCGGGCGGCCGCGACGTGTTCTGCTTCTTCGACAACACCGAGAAGCTGCACGCGCCCGGGAACGCCCACCACCTCGCCCGGGCCCTGCGTCTGGACCCGGCGACGCTGCGCCCCGCCGTCCGCTAG
- a CDS encoding YihY/virulence factor BrkB family protein: MPSSFLTPWLDRAKRLVQPVMPLVRAVNLWLDADGLRMSAAMSFYGMLSLAPLLLLLVGVMGWWIDKSYLQTNLIAQVQAVMGERGAEVVKLALSSAREPSEGRIASIAGFVLLLSGATGVFVELQSALERLWTSGHPPAPENKAWWRMASLRLRGLAYVLAIGFLLLISLVVSTAIHVVATWASARLPVASGPLLQLVNELVAFGIAVLLFVGLMRIGSGPKPPMACLLFGAVVGAILFTVGKQLLAFYLATAAVVSAYGAAGSLVVLLMWIYFSSAVLLFSAACARALQEARAEHLGRRLDAEHAQAVPPAPAPAPAR, encoded by the coding sequence ATGCCGTCTTCGTTCCTCACCCCCTGGCTGGACCGCGCCAAGCGCCTGGTCCAGCCCGTCATGCCGCTGGTGCGCGCCGTCAACCTCTGGCTCGATGCCGATGGCCTGCGCATGAGCGCGGCCATGTCGTTCTACGGCATGCTGAGCCTCGCGCCGCTGCTGCTGCTGCTGGTGGGCGTGATGGGCTGGTGGATCGACAAGTCGTACCTGCAGACCAACCTCATCGCGCAGGTGCAGGCCGTGATGGGCGAGCGCGGCGCCGAGGTGGTGAAGCTCGCGCTGTCGAGCGCGCGCGAGCCGTCCGAAGGGCGGATCGCCTCCATCGCCGGCTTCGTGCTGCTGCTTTCGGGCGCGACCGGGGTGTTCGTGGAGCTGCAGTCGGCGCTGGAGCGGCTCTGGACCTCGGGCCACCCGCCCGCGCCGGAGAACAAGGCCTGGTGGCGCATGGCGTCGCTGCGGCTGCGCGGCCTGGCCTATGTGCTGGCCATCGGCTTCCTGCTGTTGATCTCGCTGGTCGTCTCGACCGCCATCCACGTGGTGGCCACCTGGGCCAGCGCGCGCCTGCCGGTGGCCTCGGGGCCGCTGCTGCAGTTGGTGAACGAGCTGGTGGCCTTCGGCATCGCGGTGCTGCTGTTCGTGGGCCTGATGCGCATCGGCTCGGGCCCCAAGCCGCCGATGGCCTGCCTGCTGTTCGGCGCCGTGGTGGGTGCGATCCTGTTCACCGTGGGCAAGCAGCTGCTGGCGTTCTACCTCGCCACGGCGGCCGTCGTGTCGGCCTATGGCGCCGCCGGGTCGCTGGTGGTGCTGCTCATGTGGATCTACTTCTCCTCGGCCGTGCTGCTGTTTTCCGCCGCCTGCGCGCGTGCGCTGCAGGAAGCGCGTGCCGAGCACCTCGGCCGGCGGCTGGACGCCGAGCACGCGCAGGCCGTGCCGCCGGCGCCCGCACCGGCGCCGGCCCGCTAG
- a CDS encoding diguanylate cyclase domain-containing protein, which produces MKRDFLPSASTSRFLVALVLTLTAAQLVAFVFLHFSNRKIAMESVDAALEAGAQTFDYTAATRREFRRATSELIAKDYGLQNTVFTETNRATVESALFNQLARSGAELIVLTDLDNKVTARASVTGFLNERDEALDEQLGKLVAGIQENGRNMRTLLGGDGRLVLHSWVKVTMRAPVPVAHVYLAYRITPAGVAQFTRMTQLQMAFVSRSDEHDYTVHASTLPSTIPLADIELNERTRTPFSAADAEGAGYRVKVITLDDSAGYPISAIVAKPFAPVFSPFLKLEGLFAFSVLFSSCISVVAVKVVASRVVSPLEDVAQKDPLTRLANRRAFETQLLRAEQDEKKSRAGYAVMLMDLDKFKFVNDEYGHESGDVVLKEVAARIRKIIRASDTLARLGGDEFAILVRSDDEQTLTGIASAIVDVVRQPIALQQDVSVQVGTSIGIAFSPAHSRHGAEVMHRADLAMYAAKRRGGGFAIAERGTPAHA; this is translated from the coding sequence ATGAAGAGGGATTTCCTGCCATCCGCATCGACGAGCCGGTTTCTGGTCGCGCTCGTGCTGACCTTGACGGCGGCCCAGTTGGTGGCCTTCGTTTTCCTGCACTTCTCCAACCGGAAGATCGCGATGGAAAGCGTGGACGCCGCACTGGAGGCCGGCGCACAGACCTTCGACTACACCGCCGCCACGCGCCGCGAGTTCCGCCGCGCGACCTCGGAGCTGATCGCCAAGGACTACGGCCTGCAGAACACCGTCTTCACCGAGACCAACCGGGCCACCGTCGAATCGGCGCTGTTCAACCAGCTCGCGCGGTCCGGGGCCGAGCTGATCGTGCTGACCGACCTGGACAACAAGGTGACCGCGCGGGCCTCCGTGACCGGCTTCCTCAACGAGCGCGACGAGGCGCTGGACGAGCAGTTGGGCAAGCTGGTGGCCGGCATCCAGGAGAACGGGCGCAACATGCGCACCCTGCTGGGAGGCGACGGGCGCCTGGTGCTCCACAGCTGGGTCAAGGTGACGATGCGTGCGCCCGTGCCCGTCGCGCACGTCTACCTGGCCTACCGCATCACGCCGGCGGGCGTGGCGCAGTTCACGCGCATGACGCAGCTCCAGATGGCTTTCGTCTCGCGCAGCGACGAGCACGACTACACCGTCCACGCGAGCACGCTGCCATCCACCATTCCCCTGGCCGACATCGAGCTCAACGAGAGGACGCGCACCCCCTTCTCCGCCGCGGACGCCGAGGGTGCGGGCTACCGCGTGAAAGTCATCACGCTGGACGATTCGGCCGGCTACCCGATCTCCGCCATCGTGGCCAAGCCCTTCGCGCCGGTGTTCTCGCCGTTCCTCAAGCTGGAAGGCCTGTTCGCCTTCAGCGTGCTCTTCAGTTCGTGCATCTCGGTTGTGGCGGTCAAGGTGGTGGCCAGCCGCGTGGTGTCGCCGCTGGAGGACGTGGCGCAGAAGGACCCGCTCACCCGCCTGGCCAACCGCCGCGCCTTCGAGACGCAGCTGCTGCGCGCCGAGCAGGACGAGAAGAAATCGCGCGCGGGCTACGCCGTCATGCTCATGGACCTGGACAAGTTCAAGTTCGTGAACGACGAATACGGGCACGAGTCGGGCGATGTGGTGCTCAAGGAGGTGGCCGCGCGCATCCGCAAGATCATCCGGGCGTCCGACACGCTCGCGCGGCTGGGCGGCGACGAGTTCGCGATCCTGGTGCGCTCGGACGACGAGCAGACCCTCACCGGGATCGCCTCGGCCATCGTCGACGTGGTGCGGCAGCCCATCGCGCTGCAGCAGGACGTGTCGGTGCAGGTGGGCACCAGCATCGGCATCGCGTTCTCGCCCGCGCACTCGCGGCACGGCGCCGAGGTGATGCACCGCGCCGACCTGGCGATGTACGCGGCCAAGCGGCGCGGCGGCGGCTTCGCCATCGCGGAGCGGGGGACGCCGGCCCACGCGTGA
- a CDS encoding phosphocholine-specific phospholipase C, with the protein MTVDPSKRNFLATALGVGAASATLTAFPPAIRRALAIEAHNATGTLQDVQHVVLLMMENRSFDSYFGTFKGVRGFGDRFAIPTPGGRNAFYQTYTKASPPVTYVPYRLDEARGNAQRAGSTPHTWVDSQAAWDHGRMNRWPDAKLPLSMGYYETAEVPFQRALADAFTLCDHYHCGMHTGTIANRLFYWTGTNGPNGTSPIDGARVRVAGLNNQFNGGNDIGASTDGWTWTTYADRLQKAGVQWKVYQSLIDNFGCNEMMGFRHWRAEIEKMPADRKPVYVARTDITQPVDLAGPFYDAKIDDPLSPLAKGFGNTMPQGFLETFREDIRQGTLPAVSWIIPPSVYSEHPGPSSPAQGGWYVQEVLDALTAHPEVWSKTVLLINFDENDGFFDHLPSPAAPSRNPDGSLAGACTLAAADVAVEYHDFQPATPSQPPADGKPYGPGPRVPMWVVSPWSRGGWVNSQVFDHTSTLMFLEKRFGVAEPQISPYRRAVCGDLTSCFNFVNPNTEALPTLSGRTSKAAVDARVAAQGQAARLPQPTAGIDAALPQQAPGVRPSRALPYELHTSAQASTGAGTVTLLFSHTGKAGAAAAVFHVYDRKHLDAIPRRYVVEPGKGLSGVWNTAADGGVYDLWVLGPNGYHRSFAGDLAQQPASGGPEIQVCYELCDPPQVRVKLHNRTGSTLTFSVESQAYRTDGPWARSVEPGAVGELAWPLGESGNWYDFAVRCSAAPAFVRRFAGRIETGKDSVSDPAMGQAG; encoded by the coding sequence ATGACCGTCGATCCCTCCAAACGCAATTTCCTCGCGACCGCGCTCGGCGTGGGCGCGGCATCCGCCACGCTGACGGCGTTCCCGCCGGCCATCCGGCGGGCGCTGGCCATCGAGGCGCACAACGCGACCGGCACCCTCCAGGACGTGCAGCACGTCGTCCTGCTGATGATGGAAAACCGCTCGTTCGACAGCTATTTCGGCACGTTCAAGGGCGTGCGCGGCTTCGGCGACCGTTTTGCCATCCCCACGCCCGGCGGGCGCAACGCCTTCTACCAGACCTACACCAAGGCCTCGCCGCCGGTCACGTACGTGCCCTACCGCCTGGACGAGGCCCGGGGCAACGCGCAGCGGGCCGGCAGCACGCCGCACACCTGGGTCGACTCGCAGGCCGCCTGGGACCATGGCCGCATGAACCGGTGGCCCGACGCCAAGCTGCCGCTGTCGATGGGCTACTACGAGACCGCCGAGGTGCCTTTCCAGCGCGCGCTGGCCGATGCCTTCACGCTGTGCGACCACTACCACTGCGGCATGCACACCGGCACCATCGCCAACCGGCTCTTCTACTGGACGGGCACCAACGGCCCGAACGGCACCAGCCCCATCGACGGTGCGCGGGTCCGCGTCGCGGGGCTGAACAACCAGTTCAACGGCGGCAACGACATCGGCGCGTCCACCGACGGCTGGACCTGGACGACCTATGCCGACCGCCTGCAAAAGGCCGGCGTGCAGTGGAAGGTCTACCAGAGCCTGATCGACAACTTCGGCTGCAACGAGATGATGGGCTTTCGCCACTGGCGCGCCGAGATCGAGAAGATGCCCGCCGACCGCAAGCCGGTCTATGTGGCCAGGACCGACATCACGCAGCCGGTCGATCTGGCCGGGCCGTTCTACGACGCGAAGATCGACGACCCGCTGAGCCCGCTCGCCAAGGGCTTCGGCAACACCATGCCGCAGGGCTTCCTGGAGACCTTCCGCGAGGACATCCGCCAGGGCACGCTGCCGGCGGTGTCGTGGATCATCCCGCCCTCGGTCTACAGCGAGCACCCCGGCCCGTCCAGCCCGGCGCAGGGCGGCTGGTACGTGCAGGAGGTGCTGGACGCGCTCACGGCCCACCCCGAGGTCTGGAGCAAGACCGTACTGCTCATCAACTTCGACGAGAACGACGGCTTCTTCGACCACCTGCCGTCGCCCGCGGCGCCTTCGCGCAATCCGGACGGCAGCCTGGCCGGGGCCTGCACGCTGGCCGCCGCCGACGTGGCCGTGGAATACCACGACTTCCAGCCCGCCACGCCGAGCCAGCCACCGGCGGACGGCAAGCCCTACGGCCCGGGCCCCCGGGTGCCCATGTGGGTGGTGTCTCCCTGGAGCCGTGGGGGCTGGGTCAATTCCCAGGTGTTCGACCACACCTCCACGCTGATGTTTCTCGAAAAGCGCTTCGGCGTCGCCGAGCCGCAGATCAGCCCCTACCGCCGCGCGGTCTGCGGCGACCTGACCAGCTGCTTCAATTTCGTGAACCCCAACACGGAAGCCCTGCCCACGCTCTCGGGGCGCACGAGCAAGGCGGCGGTGGATGCGCGGGTGGCCGCGCAAGGCCAGGCCGCCAGGCTGCCCCAGCCCACGGCCGGCATCGACGCCGCCCTGCCGCAGCAGGCCCCCGGCGTGCGGCCCTCGCGCGCGCTGCCCTACGAGCTGCACACCTCCGCGCAGGCCAGCACCGGCGCCGGCACGGTCACGCTGCTGTTCTCCCACACCGGGAAGGCGGGCGCCGCGGCGGCGGTGTTCCACGTGTACGACAGGAAGCACCTCGACGCGATTCCGCGCCGCTACGTCGTGGAGCCCGGCAAGGGCCTCAGCGGCGTCTGGAACACGGCCGCCGACGGCGGCGTGTACGACCTCTGGGTGCTCGGCCCGAACGGCTACCACCGCAGCTTCGCCGGGGACCTGGCACAGCAGCCGGCGAGCGGCGGCCCCGAGATCCAGGTCTGCTACGAGCTGTGCGATCCGCCGCAGGTGCGCGTGAAGCTGCACAACCGCACCGGCAGCACCCTGACCTTCTCGGTGGAGTCGCAGGCCTACCGCACGGACGGCCCGTGGGCCCGCAGTGTCGAGCCCGGCGCGGTGGGCGAACTGGCCTGGCCCCTGGGCGAGAGCGGCAACTGGTACGACTTCGCCGTGCGCTGCAGCGCCGCGCCCGCCTTCGTGCGTCGGTTCGCCGGCCGCATCGAAACCGGCAAGGACTCGGTGTCCGACCCGGCCATGGGCCAGGCCGGCTGA
- the cas2 gene encoding CRISPR-associated endonuclease Cas2: MLTGYRLMWMVVMFDLPVITKAERKAATGFRNALLDVGFQMSQFSVYLRFCTSQTQVDTLCRQVEQALPAGGKVHIFQFTDKQYERAISFHGHRRQPAQKAPDQFDLF; encoded by the coding sequence ATGCTGACGGGGTACCGACTCATGTGGATGGTGGTGATGTTCGATCTGCCCGTGATCACCAAGGCCGAACGCAAGGCCGCCACGGGCTTTCGCAATGCCTTGCTGGACGTAGGCTTCCAGATGAGCCAGTTCAGCGTCTACCTGCGCTTCTGCACCAGCCAGACCCAAGTGGACACGCTCTGCCGGCAGGTGGAGCAGGCCTTGCCGGCCGGAGGCAAAGTGCATATCTTCCAGTTCACTGACAAACAGTACGAACGGGCCATCTCTTTCCATGGACACCGACGCCAGCCCGCGCAAAAAGCGCCAGACCAGTTCGATCTTTTCTAG
- the cas1 gene encoding type II CRISPR-associated endonuclease Cas1, which produces MVGRIVEIADDRRHLFVHRGFLVVRDTEGERKELGQIPLDDIAAVIANAHGLSYTNNLLVCLAERGAPFVLCGANHNTVGMLLPIDGHHVQAKRIEAQLTAGLPLLKRLWATVVKAKLEQQAAALEAAGAATAPLLALVGKVRSGDPENIEGQGARRYWSLLFGAEFRRDQDGEGLNALLNYGYTVLRSATARAVVAAGLHPSLGLHHSNDANPMRLVDDLMEPFRPVVDLKVWQLHRAGEAHVTPETKRALVRVLYDDMQTLQGVTPVMVCMQRMATSLAQVYLGERLRLDLPLPGLPLSLAGSLDAD; this is translated from the coding sequence ATGGTCGGCCGCATCGTCGAAATCGCGGACGACCGGCGGCATCTCTTCGTACACCGGGGATTTCTCGTCGTGCGTGACACCGAGGGCGAACGCAAGGAACTCGGCCAGATTCCCCTGGACGACATCGCGGCCGTCATCGCCAACGCCCATGGCCTGAGCTACACCAACAATCTGCTGGTGTGCCTGGCCGAGCGCGGTGCGCCCTTCGTGCTCTGCGGTGCCAACCACAATACGGTCGGCATGCTGCTGCCCATCGACGGCCACCATGTGCAGGCCAAGCGCATCGAGGCACAACTAACTGCGGGCCTGCCGCTGCTCAAGCGGCTCTGGGCCACCGTGGTCAAGGCCAAGCTGGAGCAGCAGGCCGCCGCGCTGGAGGCCGCGGGGGCCGCGACGGCGCCGCTCCTGGCCCTGGTGGGCAAAGTGCGCAGCGGAGACCCCGAGAACATCGAAGGGCAGGGCGCACGGCGCTACTGGAGCCTACTGTTCGGCGCGGAGTTCCGGCGCGACCAGGACGGCGAGGGTCTGAATGCTCTGCTCAACTACGGCTACACCGTGCTGCGCTCCGCCACCGCGCGGGCCGTGGTGGCCGCCGGCCTGCATCCCAGCCTGGGCCTGCACCACAGCAACGACGCTAACCCCATGCGCTTGGTAGACGATCTGATGGAGCCCTTCCGCCCGGTGGTGGACCTCAAAGTCTGGCAACTGCACCGGGCGGGCGAGGCCCACGTCACGCCCGAGACCAAGCGCGCCTTGGTGCGTGTGCTGTACGACGATATGCAGACCCTGCAGGGCGTGACGCCCGTCATGGTTTGCATGCAGCGCATGGCGACTTCGCTGGCCCAGGTGTACCTGGGGGAACGGCTGCGGCTTGACCTGCCCCTGCCCGGGTTGCCGCTCTCGCTGGCGGGTAGCCTCGATGCCGATTGA